The following is a genomic window from Antechinus flavipes isolate AdamAnt ecotype Samford, QLD, Australia chromosome 3, AdamAnt_v2, whole genome shotgun sequence.
CCAACCACGTGGGTGCTAAGCCGAGAGCTTGGAGGGACCCGACCCCTCTTGACTTGAGGCTGCTCTGCTCACTGGGTGGGATATACCAACCTGCCAGATTGGTAAGAGGAGAGGGCAACCCCTGGAAGGGGCAAACGCAGAACCTCTctactcctcccccctcccccatttcggTGATGGGATGGGTGGGACATAGCTGGGATCGTCCCTTTATTTTACACACCCCTGCTAATCACCTGCAGTTTCTTGTACAGTAACATGGGCTCTTGTACTACTAGCCtcctctttgtttatttttcataaatgtcTTTCCCCCTGctgatgaaattatagaaattatacAAACCAGTTGTGCATAAAATTGAACACGTGGTTCACAGACTCCAGGCAGCGAACTGAGGTCACCATTGATCAGAGCACAAACACTTGAACAAACAGCCGACAGGGCTGGCCCGCCTGGGTGTGAGCTTGTATGAATGGCCAACCTTTGGCTCTGGGGACCCCAGTCCtatttctctcccccccctccccgtgACCCCTTGAAGGGTCTGCTCTCCAGGGCCTGGAGGAAAGAGCAAATGAACTTGTGGTGTTTGTTCATGTGACTATGGTGCCGACCTGTTGTTAGCAAAGGGCCTGAGACCcgtacacacttttttttttttaaagaaatttaaatgtaaaattttagatttctaaaatggggggtggggggaatgatTTTGATTACTTTTCTGTGATAACATACCTGCTAGTTGGAAGTAAACTGGGGAACTTATGTCTAACAGTTGTCCTGTGTTCCTGTTGATGTGTagatttcttccttccatttactGTCATTGTAGCTGCTGTATTTAGATTCCAAGTGATAGAGTAAAGCATCCATACTGACAGGCGGCCTTCTGGATAGCCCATCTATAGCTGCGGTCCGCTCTTTTTTCAATGTGTATATTGGTGATAGGTCAGTTCGGAAAGACTGTAAGCTACAATaaatttctgattctaagcctggTGTGAGATTCTTTCTGTAGGGAATCGAGGACACCCACCAAGAAGCTCCCCCATGTGTCTTGAGCAGAAACACCAATGATGTaaaaaggctttatttttttttaaaaatctgcttctACCTCTCATTCCAAGGTTTCACAGACCACTTGTCTTAACCCACAGTCACACACAACACATCCTCCTACTTacagaaatatgaaatgatttaaaaaaatagaaaatatttcttcaaaCTAGGCACATACAGTCTGTACACTGAAACCGAGAATTGCTATGTATGTGCAAAGTTGTGCTGCCTTGAGCTAGGAAGCACACAAACccgttttaaataaataaagttctaGTCTTggcttttcctattttaaaacaGGTGAGCTGGATGGGTTTTgttctgagtttttgttttgaatttcagtatttactttgggaaaaaaaaagtgcagtGAATCTGGACTCCAAACGGGACAGGGGCAGTGTAGATGGGGGCTGATTTCTGACTGATGCGAACCCGCCCAGCGGTGACAAACTTAACTGTGCACACAGGAGGCCCTTTCACGTGGGCCCGATGTACACATGACCTGAACTTAGAAAGGGAGCAGCACCTTGTTCTTTATTTAACAATGCACCTGGTCTAGAGAGAGGAGAGCTATTCCTGCCTCTGACTCCCTTAACACCTCAACTTCCACCATCGTGGACATTCGTTACAAGGCAGGAAGAGGCCAGGGAGGGTTTGTGGAATGGCTCGTAGGCCATCCTCGCAGGAGCCCCGGCCACCCTCGGCCACCCACTCGCCACGGACAGACTGGAAGCTCTTTGCCAAAGGCATATCGGAAAATGAAGTTCTCAGAAGTCCCAGACCTGGAACCGGTCTAGGGAAGGACATGGTGACAATGGCCTATAAGCTTTTTGCACGGTTtcaaggttaaaaaataaaaccccaaacaaacaaacaaaaacacaaaaaccgATGCTGCCCTGGGAGCAGGCAGCCAGCGACTACATTAAAACGCGCGACCCATTCTCACCTCTCGGCTAACAGTGCAAGCTAAGACAAGCCCAACatggtgatttgttttttaaacatggtTGAATGATAAGCATTTAAAGACCACACATCCCAGCTGAAAGTAAGTGGTTCAGGTGATAGGCTGGGCCGGTGAACACAATTCATAGCTTCCTATCACACGCGAGCCCCCACTGAGTGGCGGGCTCCCAGCTACAGACAGGATCGTTTCGTTCTGATGAACGACTAGACAGAACCTTGCTTCTGGCGCCTAAAAAGATCTAAATTAGAAGTTACACAGTGAGCATCCCTGAATCCCGAATCAAATGCGGTGGGCCTCAGCAGGTCCCAGCGTCCCCAGGAGCCTGCCCAAGTCCTAGCAGCTAGTGGAGAGTGGGTAGGGGCGGCAGGGATTTGCCAGGGCAGTCTCCTCGGGGCCCAGAGGCCACCTGAGCGGCGAGGAGACGCCGGGCGGCGAGAGGGGCAGGCCAGAGAAGATGCTCTCAGAGCAAGCGCGCCCTCATCTTCAGGAGAGTCTGCACTTGCTCCAGGGCCCGCTGCTGGGGGCCTTCTGGCTCGCATGAGGGGCTCCTCCACCACGGGGCCACCTGCTGCCCCTCTCCTTTGATCCAAAGCCCAAGTATCGCACTTTCCTTGCCCCACGTCAGAATGCGTTTCAATTGTctgcttttttcttccattccttaAAGTTTCAAGTCACAAATAAATTAAATGCAGGAGTTTCTTTCCATGTAAACCAAAGGCAATTGTGGGGTAGGTCCTTGCCCTGCCAGACGCCGCCCGGGCAGCCGGCTCCCAGAGGACCGCCGACGGTCCTTGGGCGACGCCGCGGGTGGTGGTCGGTCCCCGACGAGGCTCGAGGCCGGAGCTGGGGCCGCTGCTACTGCCTGTTGTCTTTGGACACGTTGTGGGCCAGCCAGTTCACTTTGGTTTTCCAGCTCTCTCGAAGGGCCTCGTTAAACTTCACTCGGAAGTGCTTCAGGGCCTCTTCGTCCGTTTTCCCCAAGGCCAGCGAGTCCTGAGAAAAGGGAGAGCTCCTGTAACGGGGGAGCAGTgcaaggggagggggaagggggggcccGAGCTCGCCCCCTGGACATACTTTGGGCCCGAATGGCGGACACTCGGCAGCGGGAGGAGAGCCCTGGCCTCCAGGAGGACACAGGGAGCTGCCTGGGCCTACAAGTGCAGGGGTTCCCACAGAAATCCCCCCCAGCACTCCTCTGCTCCCACTGTCCTGAGCCTTCTGGCTCCTGCTGGGGAGAGGGGAGACCTGGCTCAGTGTGCGGGGGTGAAGGGGCTCCCGTGGGAGAGCCCAGCTCCGAGCTGGAGCCTAGAGCCCGCTGCCCCCCCAGCCCCGGAGGCCAACCTTGAGATACTGGATGTCTTTGGAGCAGCTGAGCTCAGGCAGGCCGGCTGCCCGCATCAGTGCAAAGAGATGAAGGAACAGGAGCCCGTGGCGGCGCAGGATGGTGTAGGCCCTTTCACAGTAGCTGCGGAACCTGGGGAGGGACGGGGAGGAGGCGCCCGCTGACCCCACGCCCTCTGACTGCGGCAGCGGCCGTCTCGGGGCCCGGGCACAAGCCTGCCTCCATGGCTGGGCCCCTGGCATTAGGGCAGTGCCCGCCCCTGGGCTCCGGCACACCCTTCCCAGCCACCCCCGTGCCCTGGGGCCAGATCAGGAGGCTGAGCCGCAGGAAGTGGCCCGCTACCCCAGCACACCCACTGCCTCAGGATGGGGGGGAGGCGGTGGGGGGAGGTCCGGGGCTCCCTCACCTCTCAAACTTCTCGTTGTTGTTGGTCTTTCCCTGTTGGATCACGTGGACAAAATCGTACGTGAGGATGAACGGGACTCGCTCACGGTTGATTCCAAATTTGGTTTTGAAATTGCCCAAAAAATGGCCAAAATCGATATGAAAGAGCTTtgggaaggaaaaggcaaagaggACGGGGTTCAGACCCTCCAGGCCTGGAGTAGAGCAGCGGGAGCGAGCAGCCAGAGCCCGACCCCTCCCCCGGCTGCGAGGAGCCCCGGGGCAGGACAGACGCTGGGCCCTACCTGCCCGCTCTCCCGGATCATGATGTTGTCGCTGTGCCGGTCCCCAATGCCCAGCACGTAGGTGGCCACGCAGTAGCCCGCACAAGAGAGGGTGAACTCCTCGATGGCCCGCTCCAAGGCTTCCCTGGGGGACAGGTCACCGTCAGCGCCGGGTGCCCCCCACCCCCTTTGCTGCCCTTATTTTGCCCCAGACCCTGTCTGCTCTTGGGCCAGCCCCCCCCCCTTACCCCGGGTTCTTGGACTTGAGCCAGTTGAGCAGGGCGTCTTTATTGAAAGCGGCTGTTGCGGCCATGTTGCTTTTGTTGAGCTGGATGTTGGCGATGGTGTCCGAGTGAGACACCACCTCGATGAGCCCCGTCCGGTCCCCCATGGAGAGGCAGCCGTAGGGGGTCATCCTGTGTCGGGCAGGGCACGTGTACCTGAGGCCGCGCTGGGGCTCCAGGACCCCCAACCACGGCCTGCAGGGGCAGGGATGctcaggaaggggaggggggcCTATGTCCCAGACTGCCCCGGCCCAGCCTTGAGGCGGTCGGCCTTCATCTGCCGGGGCCCGGGCCCTTGGTCCCTGTTCCTTCCCTAGCCAGGATGCCCAGgaagccctgggggagggggagcagctCTCGGTCCAGGACGTGGGTTCTGCTGCCCCCACGGGGCCAGAGGGACAAGGGCCAGGCCGCCAGGCTCCTCACCTCAGGTCCAGCCCCTCCTGCTTCCACAGGACGTCCATCAGCTGGATCATCTGCAGGGTCAGCATGTCCTGGCGGAGATCTGGGGAAACACAGCCCGGGGCTGGCTCTTCGAGGGTCCCGCAGCGGCGCCACAGGCAGCCCCGGCCCCCTCCCGCCGGGCCCCCCCTCACCATCGCCGTTCTTAAAGATGATGCCCACGTGGCTGTCCCCGCCTCCGGCCGCCTCCTCGTTGCTGTACACGATCCACAGCGGCTTCATCTTGGAGTCCATGAAGGTGCACTGCTCCACGCTGTAAGGAGGGGCCGCGTCCGCAAGGAGCCCCCTCGGCGGGGAGGTCCCTGCAGCCCGGGGGGCGGGGCCGAGAGGGGACCGGATGGGAGGGGGGCGTGGGCGGGGAGAAGCCGGAGCGGGGAGGGAGGGGCCACCCGAGGGCCGTCTGCCTTACCAGACTTCCGACAGCAAGGTACTGGGGTTCAGGGGAGATTGCAGGTTCGAGAGGGCCTCTATGTAGATCTCCTGCCTCAAACACACGTGCATCAGCTCCTTGGTCTGCGGCTTGGTGGTTCTCTGGGAGCTCACTCTGACGAAATCATTCAGGGCCTTCATTTTGTTCAGTGCCTCCCCCTGGAGAAAGGGTGGACAGCAGTCAGCGCTGACCCCACGGAgaggccccctcccccccaggcccCACTCCCCGGCCCCCTCCTCCCGCGGCCCGCACCTCGagcccgccccctcccccccacggCCTCGCTCACCGGCTCCCCCCCCATCCCGCAGCCCCACTCCTCGCCCCTCCCACCCGCGGCCCTACTCCCTGGGCCCCTCCGGCCGCCTTCACCTGCTTCATCAGCGCCTTCATGTGGTGGTTGCTGCCGCGGCAGTAGGCCTCCATGATGAGGCCGAAGCGCAGGGCCACCGAGGGAACGTGCATCTCGGAGCTGAGGAAAGAGCGGCCCAGCTCACTCGCCCGGCCCACGGGGGTCCGGGGGCCCAGCTTCTCCGCCCCTTCTCGACCCCAGAGTCAGCCCCGGGCCCTCCCCGGCTCCTCATCCCGGCCGGACGCGCCCGCGGGCCGAGAGGCGCCTCACCGCAGGTGCCAGAAGAGGAAGTGGCCGATCTTGCGGTTGGCCAGGGCCCGGCCCAGCAGGAACTTGGTCAGCTCGCAGTCCAGGTAGGACTCGTACTTGAGGACCTGGACCAGCTGCAGCAGGTACTGAAAGAGCTCGTCGTCCCTGCGGGGGGAGGGGCGAGGCTGTGGCCGCAGGGGCGGAAAAGCCAGAGCCAGGCCCGACCCTCCCCCCCCTGCAGGAGGAGCTCCGGCCCAGGCAGCCCCAGAACCCCGGTCTCCCTCTGCAGAGCCGCCCGTGCCCCCTGCCAGGGACAAGGTGGGGGAGGCCCCTCCTCTCCCAGCCCCCGCCCCACTCACGTCAGTTTCCTCAAGGACTGGATGGCAAAGGAGCCCACGTGGCGGTCGGGGAAGCTGAAGTCCAGCAGCTCCAGGGCGCTCAGCACCGGGAGCTCCGGCCAGGAGCTGAGCAGGAAGAGCATCTGGGGAGAGGGTCAATGGGGCTGGTCAGCCTGGGCAGTGCCCCCAGCCTCCATCTATGCCCAGTGTATGCCCACCTGGGCCTGGGCAGCGCCACCCTGTGCCCCCAGCCTCAGTCTAAGCCCACCTGGGCGACATCCTCATGCTTGTTCCACTTGGTGACCAGCAGGAGCCTGGCCAGGGCCTCGGGGAACTGCTCCTGGATCTCGTGGCGCATCTTCCACACCAGGTCCTTCTCGTGCTCATACAGCTCGCCCGCCACCTTGCGCTCCAGGATCTCCCGCAGCTGCTGCAGCTGGAGGACGGGGAAGGGGGGGCTCAGCCTGCCAGGCCCGGGGGCAGACGGGTCGGGGCCGTCCACCCCCCAGCCCTCTGCTGAGCCCCGGCCTGGAGGGGGAAGCACTCACCTCGTCCTCAGTGAAGCGTCCGTGCTCCCCGTTTTTCCCCAGCTCCAAGATCTACAACAAAGCCCAGCCCCACGAGTCTCAGTGAGCCTCCCAGCCAGGAGGAGTCTGGGAAGGCCCCGATAAAGGCCCTGATACCAGAGCCTGTGGCCATCCCAGGGGACAgagctgcccccctccccccggagCCCGAGGGCGAGCCCTGAGCAGGGCCCCCCACTGACCTTCTCCATGGTGGGGTAGTACACGGGGTGCGGAGCGACCTCGGGGATGCAGATCACCAGGGCAGCGGCGCTCTCGGTGTTGGGGTTGCTCCACACGGTGCCCATGGGGTTCAGCAGCTCTCCTTTCTCATCTGGGAAGGGAACGCACGACAGGAGGCATCAAGTGGCGCCTCGGGAGGAGGGACTgggcctccccccaccccacaggctcccccaccccctccctgacCCCGCAGGCCTCCAGGGTGGCCGTACCCGGGACGGAGGACCACATGTACAGGCAGCACTCGCCCGTCTTCAGCTGGTCCTTGTAGTCAAACAGCATGAGGTTGGCCCAAGCAATAGGGCAGTCCTGGAGAGGGCAGAGGGCAGGGTGAGGGATGGTCCGCCTCCTGAGCGGGAAACTCCCTCAGAGTCAGGATGGATCCCTTCAGCCTCGGGAGGAGCTCAGTGCTCCTGCCCAGCCCGAGAGTCTGCCCCACCCAGGGCTCACAGAGAGGCTTTCCCGGGCCCTCCCAACTCCCACTGCCTCGGAGCTGCCCTGGGCCTTTCCCCGGGCCTCCAGCCTACGCCTCTTTAAGGTCCTGGCCTAGCAGGCCCCTGCAGAGCATCGGGGGGCCCAGGGCAGAGGGAAGGGGCTCTCTGACCTGCTCTAGCCCGGGGATAAGCTGGAGCTGGGCTTTCCGAGGCAGCTGGCCACCCCCCTCCCTCTGCCGGGGTCCGGGAGCCCATCCCCCAAAGTACCAAGACAGACCAGGTCAGATTCTGCCTGGGAGGCCGGGGCTTGGCAGGAAGCCCCCGAGGAGCGAGTCTGGCGTCAGGCCCCTGCCCAGCCGGGCGCCCGGTGCCCAGGGAAGGCTTTCCCTCGGCTCTCAGCAGTTGCAGCTGCGGCCAGGACGCCCCCAGGGCTGGCCGAGAGAGCCCCCCAGGAGGCCCCCCACCCCGGGCCCGGCCTCTCCACGAACCGCCTTCTTGGACTTCTTCTTGGTGGAGCGCGCCTTCTTGGCCTTCTCGATGACGGCGTAGAGCGCGAAGCAGAGGCGGGCCATGCGCGGCAGGTCGCAGACGTTGATGTCGAACTCGAGGCGCTGCTTCCACACGGGCTCCGAGCACACGGTCACCTCGGAGCTGGACACCGTCTTGCACAGCATCTCGTTCCCGTGGAAGAGGCCGGCCAGGACCACGAGCTGGCGCGGGGAGAGCAGGGACCAGTGGGAGCACGGCCGGGCTCCCTCCGCTCCCGATCCAGGGCGAGGCCCCGGGGGCTGCAGGACCAGAGGCCGGGCACCGCGGGCCAGACCCCCAGGCGGCCGCTCCTGCCGGCCATGGCCACCGCTGCCCCCCGGGGCTTCCTCCCTGGGCCGCCCACCTGGAGCCCTGGCACTGGAACCACGTCCAGTTCCCAGAAGCCGCGTGCCCGGGACTTCTAAGAAGCCGACTGTCAGATGGGTTAATCGGCTCCCGCCCCCTTCCTGTTTTGAACCATCTCCCTAACCACCCCTGCAAGGGCTGCTGGGTAATGCGGTCAGGTGGCTTCATGTGGGACCCGCCCTCCAGcccggccccctccccctccccctgcagCCCCTCACCTTCATCCTCTCGTCGGCGTTCACCTTGCTGCCCTGAATCAGCTCAATGCAGAAGGGCTGCTCCAGAGCCCACAGGGACACCGAGGATGGCTACGGGAGACACAGGCGGCCTGGTTCCTGCCTGGCCTCCCTGGGGGTCCCGCCCCGTCCCATCCggccctccccttctctctcccagaCACGCAGAGCTCCTCACCCCGGGCCCCAGCTGGGCCCTGCGCCAGGCCACTAATGACAGGCCAGGGGAGACGGCCTGAcgggggaagggggggacggACCAGTCGGGGGTCCTGGGAACCTCTGTGGGGGGGCAGGCTCACCTTCTTCATAGGAATCGGGGGCGGCTTGGTGCGGAGCTTGGGGGTCTGCGCAGGGAAGTTGCTCTGCTCGTCTCGCATGGCGAGGATGGAGGAGCAGTGGACCATGGTGAGGTGAGGGGTCTGCCCATTGTGGAGGCATCTGCAGATATactggaaggaggagggggaagggctgAAGAAGGCCGTGGGGGGCAGGGCACCGGGGCCCACATAAGGGCCTTCGTCTCATTGCGCAGCGGTGAGGGCCCCGCCAGGCCCCGCCCCCGGTGCCTCCGCAGCGGGCACGCCCCAGGACCCCAGTCCCTGAGAGAGGATGCCGGCTGTAGCCCGGGCGGTCCCAGCACCGGGGAGCCCCCCACTCACCTGGAACTGGTAGAGGGGGTAGCTGCCGTACAGGTACTCGTACTTGCCGTTGACCTTCAGCGTGTAGTCCTCGGGCCGCTCCAGGGCCGGCTGCCGGAACACGGTGACCCTCTTCTTGAGGGCGCAGGCCATCAGGGCCAGGGGAAAGTCGTTGGGGGACACCTGGAAGGTGAAGCTttcctgggggaggaggggggagtcAGCGCGCGCCAGCAGGAGGAGCCGCCGGCGCGGGCCCGAGGCTGCGCCCCAGATCCGGCTCCGGCCCAGCCAGCCCGCTTACCTCGTTGCCCTCAAACTTGACATTGACAAAGAGGGTCCTGCTGGGGCCGCGCAGCGCCCCGGCCCCCAGGCCCCGGGCCGAGGGCTCCAGCTGTAAGGGGAAGTTGTAATGCATCCAGGCCTCCCAGCCCAGCTGCTGCCGGTGGGCCGCCGCCTCCTCGCAGAACTGGCCCATCTTGGTGCGGAAGTCATTGACCTCGGGGTCCCCCAGGGAGTCAAACTCGTGCAGACCTGGGGACGAGTCAGGCGGCTGGGACGCAGCCCTCCCCCCCGGGCCGGCCCCCCCGCCCCGGCCGGCCGCCCGGCCCACCTTTGCCGATGAGCAGGCTGATCTGGGAGTTGATGAGCTTCTTCACGCGGTCGCCCTGGCGGGCCACGAGCCGCAGCACGGGCAGGAAGGGCTGGATGTCGCAGAGCCGCCGCTGCTCGTCCTCCAGCTCCTGCTGCTCCGCAGTCTGGTTGATGCAGGTGAAGACGTAGGCCTCGGGGTCGCTGAGCATGTGGAACAGGGGCTCGCTCTGGGCATTGTGCCAGAGAACCTGGGGAGAGGGCGGGGCTCAGCGCCGGCCGGAGGGGCGCCCCCTGCCAAGTGGGGCTACTTTTACCCCCTtttacaggaggaaactgaggctgagcagAGCGCCAGTGACTTGCCCGAGATGGCGCGGCCGAGCGTCTGAAGCAGGGCGCCGTGCTAGTGCACGGGGCGGGAAGAGGGGGATGTGAGCCCCACCTCAGAAAACCCCGTGGCCCCCCAGGCAGgtgcgcctcagtttcctcgtctgtaaaatgagctgggcaaggaaatgggaaaccacccCAGTGGGGTCATGGAGAATGAGACGGGCCTGAAAACTAGTGAACGACAGCAGAAGAATATACGAAAAAGCTCGTTTTGAAGTGTTAGGTTCGGAAAAAATACTGGCGTTTAAATAAAAACCCAGACCCGAAATGAGCGCAGTGGCCCCCCAGCCATGGCTCTCCAAGGGCCATCCCTCGGAGGTGGGAGGTTGGTCAGGATTCATCGGCCTCTCGGGGACCCTCTCTGGGGCGCACTCTGAGTTGCAGAGGAGGCGCCAGTCTGTGCTGCGGGAGGGGGCTCCTGATCACCCCTGGGGCTCCCACAAAGCCCAGCTCTGTGCTCTGACTCTGGCATGGAGGATTCTCTGAGTGTGAGGGAGCCTTCCGCTGACTGTGCCACCCAGAGGGGCCTCAGTCTCCCTGCCGATTCTGGTGAATGAAGCCTGTGGGATCTGGTGACCTCTTTTGGTCACCTCACCTTACgaaacctcagttttcccatctgtgaaattgggataataatacttgcgtTCCCTATCTCATAGGGGGGTTGGGAGGAAAGCTCCTGGCAAATCTTTTgctatttccctcctccctttataaatgggaaaaaggCTCCTCAGAACCCCTCCTGAAGGATTCTCTCTTCATCCCTAAAACATTTAAAGCATATccgctctttttaaaaatagaggctTGGGGGCAGCCAGGGGGCGCAGTGGTCACAGccccacccctgaagtcaggg
Proteins encoded in this region:
- the PIK3CD gene encoding phosphatidylinositol 4,5-bisphosphate 3-kinase catalytic subunit delta isoform gives rise to the protein MPPGVDCPMEFWSKEENQIVEVDFLLPTGVYLNFPVSRNANLSSIKEVLWHNAQSEPLFHMLSDPEAYVFTCINQTAEQQELEDEQRRLCDIQPFLPVLRLVARQGDRVKKLINSQISLLIGKGLHEFDSLGDPEVNDFRTKMGQFCEEAAAHRQQLGWEAWMHYNFPLQLEPSARGLGAGALRGPSRTLFVNVKFEGNEESFTFQVSPNDFPLALMACALKKRVTVFRQPALERPEDYTLKVNGKYEYLYGSYPLYQFQYICRCLHNGQTPHLTMVHCSSILAMRDEQSNFPAQTPKLRTKPPPIPMKKPSSVSLWALEQPFCIELIQGSKVNADERMKLVVLAGLFHGNEMLCKTVSSSEVTVCSEPVWKQRLEFDINVCDLPRMARLCFALYAVIEKAKKARSTKKKSKKADCPIAWANLMLFDYKDQLKTGECCLYMWSSVPDEKGELLNPMGTVWSNPNTESAAALVICIPEVAPHPVYYPTMEKILELGKNGEHGRFTEDELQQLREILERKVAGELYEHEKDLVWKMRHEIQEQFPEALARLLLVTKWNKHEDVAQMLFLLSSWPELPVLSALELLDFSFPDRHVGSFAIQSLRKLTDDELFQYLLQLVQVLKYESYLDCELTKFLLGRALANRKIGHFLFWHLRSEMHVPSVALRFGLIMEAYCRGSNHHMKALMKQGEALNKMKALNDFVRVSSQRTTKPQTKELMHVCLRQEIYIEALSNLQSPLNPSTLLSEVCVEQCTFMDSKMKPLWIVYSNEEAAGGGDSHVGIIFKNGDDLRQDMLTLQMIQLMDVLWKQEGLDLRMTPYGCLSMGDRTGLIEVVSHSDTIANIQLNKSNMAATAAFNKDALLNWLKSKNPGEALERAIEEFTLSCAGYCVATYVLGIGDRHSDNIMIRESGQLFHIDFGHFLGNFKTKFGINRERVPFILTYDFVHVIQQGKTNNNEKFERFRSYCERAYTILRRHGLLFLHLFALMRAAGLPELSCSKDIQYLKDSLALGKTDEEALKHFRVKFNEALRESWKTKVNWLAHNVSKDNRQ